The Fibrobacter sp. genome includes a region encoding these proteins:
- a CDS encoding YbaB/EbfC family nucleoid-associated protein, with amino-acid sequence MDMSKMLRDLQKMQSKMMKAQSDLKAQSFDAEAGGGMVKVAMNGKGVVTMIKINPDCVDKDDVEALEDLLMAAINSAVKKKDEATQSSISDITGGMKIPGLM; translated from the coding sequence ATGGACATGAGCAAAATGTTGAGAGACCTTCAGAAAATGCAGAGCAAGATGATGAAGGCCCAGAGCGATCTCAAGGCACAGAGTTTCGACGCCGAAGCCGGTGGTGGCATGGTGAAAGTGGCCATGAACGGCAAGGGTGTGGTCACCATGATCAAGATCAATCCCGACTGCGTCGACAAGGATGACGTGGAAGCACTGGAAGACCTCCTGATGGCAGCCATTAACTCCGCCGTCAAAAAGAAAGATGAAGCCACCCAGTCCAGCATTTCCGACATCACCGGCGGCATGAAAATTCCCGGTTTGATGTAG